One genomic region from Gemmatimonadota bacterium encodes:
- a CDS encoding DUF222 domain-containing protein, whose product MVLPAPLTPRSCDNDGPFASPPCDHDGPLASPPFDTDKPCATLSFDTNKPCATPSFDSDEPITASLDADPSGAVPAPSPFALSTAELDTLEDLGDQIADLASAIHSATHRLLVLVAEFDRRRGWELGGHPTCAHWLAWRTGIDLGAAREKVRAARALEDLPAIGAAMAQGELSFSKVRALTRVASVDDEEELLALAHTRTAHQLERALRRWAGQRCRDDAERERLRHRSRCLSVFPDEEGMYLVRGRLEPEVAALLMRALEAAADALYWKGPDVADTEPATPEQRRADAMGLLCERALAAGLDLEGGGPEAPISGTRAERYQVVLHVEGPALRADAVPEEIGTEEDEERPGVAAEGSAGARSRRVAAEVYDDARPRVAAEVHADALPRVAAEVHADARPRVAVEMSADARHVAAELSADPRPHVAAEVSGRSGADPGVPLAELADGTRLTPATAQRLACDAGLVRLATDARGNVLDVGRRTRTIPPALRRALEIRDGGCRFPGCGRRFTD is encoded by the coding sequence ATGGTTCTTCCCGCCCCGCTCACGCCGCGTTCGTGCGACAACGACGGACCGTTCGCGTCCCCTCCGTGCGACCACGACGGACCCCTCGCGTCCCCTCCGTTCGACACCGACAAGCCGTGCGCGACGCTCTCGTTCGACACCAACAAGCCGTGCGCGACGCCCTCGTTCGACAGCGACGAGCCGATCACTGCGTCGCTCGATGCGGATCCGTCGGGAGCGGTGCCCGCTCCCTCTCCCTTCGCATTATCCACCGCCGAGCTGGACACGCTCGAGGATCTGGGTGACCAGATCGCGGATCTCGCGTCCGCGATCCATTCGGCGACGCATCGTCTGCTGGTGCTGGTGGCGGAGTTCGACCGACGGCGCGGCTGGGAGCTGGGCGGTCACCCCACGTGCGCGCACTGGCTGGCGTGGCGCACCGGCATCGATCTGGGCGCCGCGCGGGAGAAGGTGCGCGCGGCGCGCGCCCTCGAGGATCTGCCGGCCATCGGCGCTGCGATGGCGCAGGGCGAGCTGTCCTTCAGCAAGGTGCGCGCGCTGACGCGCGTGGCGAGTGTGGACGACGAGGAGGAGCTGTTGGCGCTGGCGCACACACGCACCGCGCACCAGCTGGAGCGTGCCCTGCGGCGCTGGGCCGGTCAGCGCTGCCGGGACGATGCGGAGCGCGAGCGGCTCCGCCACCGCAGCCGGTGTCTGTCGGTCTTCCCGGACGAGGAGGGGATGTATCTGGTGCGTGGCCGGCTGGAGCCGGAGGTCGCGGCGCTGCTGATGCGTGCGCTGGAGGCGGCGGCCGACGCGCTGTACTGGAAGGGACCGGACGTCGCGGACACCGAGCCGGCCACACCGGAGCAGCGGCGGGCGGACGCCATGGGGTTGCTGTGTGAGCGGGCGTTGGCCGCGGGCCTGGACCTGGAGGGAGGGGGACCGGAGGCACCGATCAGCGGGACGCGGGCGGAGCGCTACCAGGTGGTGCTGCACGTGGAGGGGCCCGCGTTGCGGGCCGACGCGGTGCCGGAGGAGATCGGGACCGAGGAGGACGAGGAGCGCCCCGGCGTTGCCGCGGAAGGGTCGGCCGGCGCGCGGTCACGCCGCGTTGCCGCGGAAGTGTACGACGACGCGCGCCCCCGCGTTGCCGCGGAAGTGCATGCCGACGCACTCCCCCGCGTTGCCGCGGAAGTGCATGCCGACGCGCGCCCCCGCGTTGCCGTGGAGATGTCCGCCGACGCACGCCACGTTGCCGCGGAACTGTCGGCCGACCCGCGCCCCCACGTTGCCGCGGAGGTGTCGGGGCGGTCCGGTGCCGATCCGGGCGTGCCGCTGGCCGAGCTGGCAGACGGCACCCGACTCACGCCCGCCACTGCGCAGCGCCTGGCCTGCGATGCCGGCCTGGTCCGCCTCGCCACCGATGCGCGCGGAAACGTACTGGATGTGGGGCGTCGCACACGCACCATTCCACCCGCGCTGCGCCGTGCCCTCGAGATCCGCGACGGTGGGTGTCGCTTTCCTGGCTGTGGGCGCCGCTTCACCGACG
- a CDS encoding HD domain-containing phosphohydrolase: MPRSLFLAEVLAALSHALDLTEGQPEGHSIRSCILGIEIGRARGLDFSEQSALFYALLLKDAGCSANAAPVADLFGSDDHPVKKDLKTTDWSSMIGAGRYILRNVAQGRSGWAKLRHLSRLAVAGPPGARALTRIRCERGAAIVRDLGFPEATAEAIRYLDEHWDGKGHPYGRRAEEIPLLSRIACLAQVLDVFLVERGVDEMLAMVRARRGTWFDPGLADLVLSWSGRISWWEGVRGSGRPEDLRGLEPRERLIPIDEEGLDRVSAVFAQVIDAKTPFTARHSTRVAAVAAELMREVGGGEEAVRLIHRAGLLHDIGKLGVSNRILDKPDKLTDEEFAQVKLHPRYTHEILSNVAAFADVLEPAANHHERIDGRGYPRGLDGGVLDLPCRILAVADVYEALTAERPYRASLEFEEVARILRSMSGPALDGDLVECLLRCARHQDVAPWGWAALARTEGLPQDAVPRAPRAMAG, translated from the coding sequence ATGCCGCGCTCGCTCTTCCTCGCCGAGGTCCTGGCTGCTCTCTCCCACGCGCTGGACCTCACGGAGGGCCAGCCGGAGGGACATTCGATCCGGTCCTGCATCCTGGGCATCGAGATCGGACGGGCGCGGGGTCTCGACTTCTCCGAGCAGTCCGCGCTCTTCTACGCGCTGCTGCTCAAGGATGCGGGGTGCTCGGCCAACGCCGCGCCCGTCGCGGACCTCTTCGGCTCCGATGACCATCCGGTCAAGAAGGACCTGAAGACGACCGATTGGTCCTCCATGATCGGCGCCGGGCGCTATATCCTGCGCAACGTGGCCCAGGGCCGCTCGGGCTGGGCCAAGCTCCGCCACCTGAGCCGGCTGGCCGTGGCCGGGCCGCCGGGCGCACGCGCGTTGACGCGGATCCGCTGCGAACGAGGCGCCGCCATCGTGCGCGACCTGGGGTTCCCCGAGGCCACCGCCGAGGCCATCCGCTACCTCGACGAGCACTGGGACGGCAAGGGACATCCGTACGGCCGCCGCGCGGAGGAGATCCCGTTGCTGTCGCGCATCGCCTGCCTCGCGCAGGTCCTGGACGTGTTCCTGGTCGAGCGCGGCGTCGACGAGATGCTGGCCATGGTCCGCGCGCGGCGCGGTACCTGGTTCGATCCCGGACTGGCGGACCTGGTGCTCTCCTGGTCGGGGCGCATCTCCTGGTGGGAGGGCGTGCGCGGATCCGGACGGCCCGAGGACCTGCGCGGGCTCGAGCCGCGGGAGCGCCTCATCCCGATCGACGAGGAAGGCCTCGATCGCGTCTCGGCGGTCTTCGCGCAGGTCATCGATGCCAAGACGCCGTTCACGGCCCGGCACTCGACGCGCGTGGCCGCCGTCGCCGCCGAGCTCATGCGCGAAGTCGGGGGCGGGGAGGAGGCCGTACGGCTCATCCACCGGGCCGGGCTCCTGCACGACATCGGCAAGCTGGGGGTGTCGAACCGCATCCTGGACAAGCCCGACAAGCTGACGGACGAGGAGTTCGCGCAGGTGAAGCTGCACCCGCGCTACACGCACGAGATCCTCTCCAACGTGGCGGCCTTCGCGGACGTGCTGGAACCGGCGGCGAACCACCACGAACGCATCGACGGGCGCGGCTATCCACGGGGCTTGGACGGGGGCGTGCTGGACCTGCCCTGCCGCATCCTGGCGGTGGCGGACGTCTACGAGGCCCTCACGGCCGAACGACCCTACCGCGCCTCGCTGGAATTCGAAGAGGTCGCGCGGATCCTCCGCTCCATGTCGGGGCCGGCGCTCGATGGCGATCTCGTCGAGTGCCTGTTGCGCTGCGCCCGCCACCAGGACGTCGCCCCGTGGGGCTGGGCCGCACTGGCCCGGACCGAGGGCCTGCCGCAGGACGCCGTGCCGCGGGCGCCGCGCGCGATGGCCGGCTGA